A single genomic interval of Oncorhynchus mykiss isolate Arlee chromosome 13, USDA_OmykA_1.1, whole genome shotgun sequence harbors:
- the LOC110486404 gene encoding slit homolog 2 protein-like: MLFPALLLLALSSVLSSKECPHHCLCYEHSDLVDCRARGFLQVPHGLSHGTWLLDLGGNLLMEVRSRAFAGLWSLRVLVLSDSGIQLLQPEAFYSLSFLEKLDMSRNKLRRLPLDFSHSLSSVRELRLDHNTLEWLEVSSLEHLESLEKLDLSHNHITFLQPGAFRGLSRLRHLYLHANQLRAVRHGSLSMLPVLEALQLGQNNITHIDTEALAPLHSLTLLGLEGNQLQHLKFKTFLSLHTAGTHLQLAGNPWNCDCDLHRVFSKLLSVRHLHVDDYHNVTCHEPLQLAGASLAWVDNQLCMAETATVLVITVTVLVTVLAAVVMAEHTRKKNQHGGKSWDAESQTQER; this comes from the exons ATGTTATTTCCTGCTCTGCTGCTGCTGGCGCTGTCTTCGGTGTTAAGTTCAAAAGAGTGCCCTCACCACTGCCTCTGCTACGAACACTCGGATTTGGTGGACTGCCGAGCGCGCGGGTTCCTCCAAGTGCCCCATGGCCTGTCCCATGGCACCTGGCTGCTGGACCTGGGTGGCAACTTGCTGATGGAAGTGCGGAGCCGTGCCTTTGCCGGACTTTGGTCACTGCGGGTCCTGGTGCTGTCTGACAGTGGAATCCAGCTGCTGCAGCCCGAG gcctTCTACTCCCTCTCCTTTCTGGAGAAGCTGGACATGAGCCGTAACAAACTGCGCCGGCTGCCGTTGGACTTCTCCCACAGTCTGTCCTCGGTCCGGGAGCTCCGGCTGGACCACAACACCCTTGAGTGGCTAGAAGTCTCCAGCCTGGAGCACCTGGAGAGCCTGGAGAAGCTGGACCTCAGCCACAACCACATCACCTTCCTGCAGCCAGGAGCCTTCCGGGGCCTGTCTCGCCTACGCCACCTCTACCTCCATGCCAACCAGCTGCGAGCTGTGCGCCATGGTTCCCTGTCCATGCTGCCCGTCCTGGAGGCCCTGCAGCTGGGCCAGAACAACATCACTCACATCGACACGGAGGCTCTGGCTCCCCTGCACAGTCTCACCCTTCTGGGCCTGGAGGGAAACCAGCTGCAGCACCTTAAGTTCAAGACCTTCCTGAGCCTCCACACGGCCGGCACCCACCTGCAGCTAGCTGGCAACCCGTGGAACTGCGACTGCGACCTGCACCGGGTCTTCAGCAAGCTGCTGAGTGTGCGCCACCTTCACGTTGACGACTACCACAACGTGACGTGCCACGAGCCTCTGCAGCTGGCGGGCGCCTCGCTGGCGTGGGTGGACAATCAGTTGTGCATGGCAGAGACGGCCACCGTGCTGGTCATCACCGTAACGGTGCTGGTGACCGTGTTGGCAGCTGTGGTCATGGCCGAGCACACCCGCAAGAAGAACCAACATGGCGGCAAGAGCTGGGATGCTGAGTCGCAGACCCAGGAGAGGTGA